The following proteins are encoded in a genomic region of Colletotrichum higginsianum IMI 349063 chromosome 9, whole genome shotgun sequence:
- a CDS encoding Short-chain dehydrogenase → MSSLKGKVIAITGAASGIGLATAKHIASLGARVSIADVNEELLNAAETELTGLLGAENVLSKIVDVRDRKAVEAWIAETVEKFGPLDGAANVAGVLGRQGNIAKVTEIEDDEWDFVMGVNARGVLNAMRAEIPALGDGGKGKSIVNVSSVAGHYGLEFHGAYTASKHAVVGLTKSAAREFGRNGLRINAICPGAIDTPILRKALETAETGADIFSPLLGRTGEPIEVATAIAFLLGDEASYVTGQAWLVDGGSLP, encoded by the exons ATGAGCAGCTTAAAAGGCAAagtcatcgccatcaccggCGCGGCGTCGGGCATCGGCCTGGCGACGGCGAAACACATTGCATCCCTCGGCGCGCGGGTGTCTATAGCGGACGTCAACGAAGAGCTTTTGAACGCCGCTGAGACGGAGCTCACGGGGCTCTTGGGGGCGGAGAACGTGCTGTCCAAGATCGTCGACGTCAGGGACCGCAAGGCCGTCGAAGCCTGGATCGCCGAGACCGTCGAGAAGTTCGGTccgctcgacggcgcggccaatgtcgccggcgtcctcggaCGGCAGGGAAACATCGCCAAGGTCACGGAGATTGAGGACGACGAGTGGGATTTCGTCATGGGCGTCAACGCGAGGGGCGTCCTCAACGCCATGAGGGCCGAGATCCCCGCcctcggtgacggcggcaagggcaagaGCATCGTGAATGTTTCGTCGGTGGCCGGGCATTACGGTCTGGAGTTCCACGGGGCGTACACGGCGAGCAAGCATGCCGTCGTTGGCCTGACCAAGAGCGCCGCGAGGGAGTTTGGAAGAAACGGGCTGAGGATCAACGCCATTTGCCC CGGCGCGATCGATACACCGATCCTGAGAAAAGCTTTGGAGACTGCGGAGACGGGGGCTGATATCTTCTCGCCGCTCTTGGGCAGAACTGGAGAGCCTATCGAGGTTGCTACGGCGATTGCTTTCTTGCTTGGGGATGAGGCATCGTATGTAACGGGGCAGGCTTGGTTGGTCGATGGAGGGTCTTTGCCCTAG